The genomic DNA GATAATCTTTTCGTTACTCAGGAACTCTATGGTTTGCAGCGCCCCCTCAAGTTCCGGTGCGAGTGTCATTACGGAGATTTTATGCAGATGCTCTGAAAAATATTCGTTGATTTCCGATATGTTCGGTTTTCGGAAAAATTGCGCAGGCTGTGCACCAGCGTATTTGTCGTTCAAGTAAGGACCTTCGAGGTGAAACCCTATCACTCCGTTTCGATTCGTCGCAGTTTTTTCTAACAGACTGCGAAGTTTCTCGAATGAAGCCGATATGGTCGTCGGGCAAAACCATTCGATTCCCGTTTTTTTCAACTCCATCGCCATCTGTTCGATATCCCCATCCATCACATCTATGCCGTTAATGCCGTGGACGTGCATATCTACCAACGCGGGAATCAAATAAGGCGCTCGAGGTTCACCAGGCAGATATCTTAATAAATGCTTTTCCTCATGAAACTCTGCTGAATGCCATTTCGGAACTTCTTTTCGAGTGTCGAACCATGTGACTTTCACAAGCGAACGTAACCTCCGGATGCTTTCGCAACCAAACCCTGAAGTTCCAAATCCGTCAACTCGGCTAAAACGACACCAGCCGGTAGTTCCAGTTGCTCGCTCAACGTATCCACGAGCAACGGTTCACGAGAAAGTCTTTGCAATATGCTCGCTTGCTGTTTCGAAAGTTTCGGTTCTTCTTTTTTGATTCGAATCTCCACACCGAGTTCATCGAAAATCTGTTCCGGAGAATATAAAAGAGTCGCTCCATCGTTGATAAGACGAAAACTTCCTCGATGCGATAAATCATCTATAGGAGCCGGCGTTACGAAAACGGGAATTCCTTGTTCGGCAGCGAACGTCGCTGTGCCGATTGCACCGCTTTTTTCCGGCGCTTGCACTACGATTACCGCGTTCGCTAAAGACGCAATGAGCATATTTCGCAACGGAAAGCGCCACCAATCCGCTTTCGTTCCTAACTCGAATTGGCTGACGAGTGCCCCTTGTGCTGTGATTCTCTCGAATAGAGAACGATTCGATGCAGGATAAACGACATCCACTCCCGAGCCCAACACCGCAATCGTTTTTCCTCCGCATTCCAATGCTCCTTCGTGCGCTTGTGCATCTATCCCATAAGCCCCCCCGCTGATAACCGTGATTCCCGCTTTCGATAAAGTATTGGAGAGTTGTCGCGCGACTGCTTTTCCGTATGTCGTCGCCTTGCGCGTTCCCACGATCGCGACTGCACACGAATTTTCTTCCACATCTCCTTCTAAAGCTAACTTGCCTTTTACATACAAAGCCAACGGTGGATAAGGTATGGCGCGCAAATTCGATAGATATTCTTCATCCTCTATGGAAATCAATCGAATGCCTTCCTGTAATTGGGGAGGAACGTAATTCTGAAGTTTCTCTCGGAATTGTTTAGGGAGTGCATGATGAACGCGCAAATCTTCTAAAGAAAAACATTCATGCTCGATTTGAGAAAAGAGTTTATGCGCTTGTTCTGTAGGCAAATCGAGATAAAGGAGTGCCTGCCAAAAACTGATTTGGCGCATTTTTCAATAAATCATGCACTCGAGGGAGTCAGAGAATCAAGGCGTATGACTTATCTGCCTCCGCCTCCATAACCACCACCGTATCCACCGCCTCCTGTTCCGCGACCGGTGTCGATAATCCTCTCTTTCGTTACAGGAAGAGTGTTATCTACGATGACGTGGAATGTGCGCATGGATACGTTTCCAGCCCAATCCGCCGCTGAGACGACAATCACTTTCCTGCCATCTGCCAAGGGGGGGTTCGAACCGGGTGTGGTGCTTCCTGGCTCGCGTATTCGCACGAAAATGTAACCGTTCGCTGGATCGTATTCGTATTTCACGTCTTGGTCGTTGAAGGTAACTCGAAGACTTTTCGACATAACGCCAGTACCTTGGTCTTCCACTCGGAAAATGAAATCCACGCCGGGCTGTCCTGAAATCGCAGAACCCATGGGGGGGGTGAGTATGGCGATCTTCGGTCCTATTTCATCTACTCCGAATTTACTGCTCCAACAAAAAACACTTCCATCTTCGGCTAATGCGTATATCGCTTCGGGTGTCACCGCCAATTCGCCTAAAACGGCGACGTAATCTGCTGGAACCATTTGCCCTCCGGCAGCACCGCCTCCACCACCGGTGGCTTCCTGTCCGCCACCGCCAGCCAGACCGGCGCCCCCACCGCCCGTGGTTACACCACCGCCACCACGGCCGCCGCCAGCGCTAGTTCCACCACCACCGCCGCCTCTACCCCCACCGAGAGAAGCGCCCCCCCCAGCTCCATAACCACCGGCTCCAGCGCCACCACTCACTGCACGCATAGTTCCCGGAAGAGGAAGAGTCGTATATTCCCAAAGAATCGGTGAATTAGGCCTTGCTGGGTCCAATAAATAAATCGTGCCGTTTCTCGTTCGAACAAGAATATTGTCTCCTACAGCTTGCGGAGGTCCACCGAGATAACCCTTCAAAGCGACGGGTTCACGGTGATAGGAACGCAGGTTAGAGTCGAAAAAGTACGCCTTCGAATCTTCCGTTAGGGCGACACCTCCTTTCGGGGTAATCGCAGGTGCAACGGCAACGACTTCCGGCAAAGTCAATGGTCTACCGATAATCATTCCGTTTCTGGGGCTAATTCGCGCAACTTGCGAGCCGGAAACGATATACAGGGAATCTCCGAAAACGAAAGGCTTTGCATCGGGATGCACCGTATGCACCCTGAGTTCCCAAACTTGCTTTTTCGAGGAGGTATGAACAGCAACCAAACGCCCCAAGGTCGTGAAAAAGACGAGATGATTCGAAACGACCACTGGTTCGCCCGCTACTGAATCCTTGATTTCATAGTCACTACTCCATGCTTTCGTGCCGTCTGCGGTATTCAAAGCAACGATTCTGTCGTCCGTCGTAAAAAGGAACGCTACACTGCCATCGATGAGAATATGTCTGGCAACTGCGCTATCGATAAACGACCATTTGAGTTTGCCGGTCTTCGCTTCGATGGCATAGGTGAGGCGATTTCCGTTCGAAACGATGACCATGTCGTCGGCAACAGCAGGGGAACTCCTAAATTCACCGGCTGGTTCGTCACCAGGTGGGAAATTCCAAATTTTCGCGCCGGTAACCGCATCCAGAGCGTAGACCCTTCTGCCCACAGGGACAATCACCATCCCGTCTTTGAACACAGGTCTTGCCGCTGGCGGAGATTCGGTTTTTCCCGTCCATCGCCAGGCTAAAGGAACAGGTCCGGCTATTGCGAAAACCGATGCCGTAAAAACCAAACAAGCAACAATCGAAAGCGTACGAGCCC from Fimbriimonadales bacterium includes the following:
- the dprA gene encoding DNA-processing protein DprA, producing the protein MRQISFWQALLYLDLPTEQAHKLFSQIEHECFSLEDLRVHHALPKQFREKLQNYVPPQLQEGIRLISIEDEEYLSNLRAIPYPPLALYVKGKLALEGDVEENSCAVAIVGTRKATTYGKAVARQLSNTLSKAGITVISGGAYGIDAQAHEGALECGGKTIAVLGSGVDVVYPASNRSLFERITAQGALVSQFELGTKADWWRFPLRNMLIASLANAVIVVQAPEKSGAIGTATFAAEQGIPVFVTPAPIDDLSHRGSFRLINDGATLLYSPEQIFDELGVEIRIKKEEPKLSKQQASILQRLSREPLLVDTLSEQLELPAGVVLAELTDLELQGLVAKASGGYVRL
- a CDS encoding PQQ-binding-like beta-propeller repeat protein, with product MHRARTLSIVACLVFTASVFAIAGPVPLAWRWTGKTESPPAARPVFKDGMVIVPVGRRVYALDAVTGAKIWNFPPGDEPAGEFRSSPAVADDMVIVSNGNRLTYAIEAKTGKLKWSFIDSAVARHILIDGSVAFLFTTDDRIVALNTADGTKAWSSDYEIKDSVAGEPVVVSNHLVFFTTLGRLVAVHTSSKKQVWELRVHTVHPDAKPFVFGDSLYIVSGSQVARISPRNGMIIGRPLTLPEVVAVAPAITPKGGVALTEDSKAYFFDSNLRSYHREPVALKGYLGGPPQAVGDNILVRTRNGTIYLLDPARPNSPILWEYTTLPLPGTMRAVSGGAGAGGYGAGGGASLGGGRGGGGGGTSAGGGRGGGGVTTGGGGAGLAGGGGQEATGGGGGAAGGQMVPADYVAVLGELAVTPEAIYALAEDGSVFCWSSKFGVDEIGPKIAILTPPMGSAISGQPGVDFIFRVEDQGTGVMSKSLRVTFNDQDVKYEYDPANGYIFVRIREPGSTTPGSNPPLADGRKVIVVSAADWAGNVSMRTFHVIVDNTLPVTKERIIDTGRGTGGGGYGGGYGGGGR